The proteins below are encoded in one region of Ostrea edulis chromosome 3, xbOstEdul1.1, whole genome shotgun sequence:
- the LOC125682745 gene encoding uncharacterized protein LOC125682745, translating to MDVQASLFLPALFLIHLNAEYSLAFQNCPTSILTVSYTTCPRTEEAWRAAAEKKNCSSIPQTCTSLENFKYHCVTNAFRNESIEVCAPGIFLLGFCAEYNFQGERIQDNYDADCKQFTKPCPSRFESWKSYQFPDCTTINGTNPRDSKLESRPQDLKMNTTSDAPRTHLEKAKQSTETIILVISLAIVSIVVFGIAVLVIRHKQKRKLADTGTNSRHQTTSLYQPSSESEMEALNQDNGV from the exons ATGGACGTTCAAGCATCATTATTCCTTCCAGCTTTATTTCTAATCCATTTAAACGCTGAATAC TCACTAGCTTTCCAAAATTGTCCAACATCGATATTGACCGTTTCCTACACCACGTGTCCAAGGACGGAGGAGGCGTGGAGAGCGGCCGCCGAAAAGAAAAACTGCTCAAGCATCCCACAAACTTGCACTAGTCTTGAAAATTTCAAGTACCACTGTGTTACAAATGCCTTCAGGAATGAGTCCATTGAAGTCTGCGCTCCTGGTATATTCCTGTTAG gATTTTGTGCGGAATACAACTTCCAGGGCGAACGAATACAAGACAACTATGACGCAGATTGCAAACAGTTCACCAAGCCCTGTCCTAGCAGATTCGAATCTTGGAAGTCCTACCAAT TTCCTGATTGCACTACAATTAACGGTACAAATCCCCGAGATTCCAAACTAGAATCGCGACCACAAGATTTGAAGATGAATACTACATCAGATGCACCAAGGACTCATCTCGAGAAAGCAAAGCAATC AACTGAGACTATAATCTTGGTTATAAGTCTTGCGATCGTTTCCATTGTTGTGTTTGGCATCGCTGTGTTAGTTATCAGACATAAACAAAAACGAAAATTGGCTGATACGGGTACCAACAGCCGGCATCAAACTACTTCTCTGTATCAACCGTCTTCCGAGTCAGAAATGGAAGCACTGAACCAAGACAATGGTGTATGA
- the LOC125675446 gene encoding uncharacterized protein LOC125675446 — translation MKIYNLLRSFFPLAPPLFQTAWKIFRTIGESDGLEFSIFFEGFADPHPAPYPAPHPVPYPAPHPAPYPAPHPVPYPAPHPSPYPAPHPAPYPAPHPSPHPAPSQEPAVRSFMVDFEAGIRKALRRVFLETSITGCAFHWRKAVFQKVQNLGLQIPYQERADDVNQFVRKVTAVPLLSAEHTWAAFDHLVLSTAQQPLLLDPLCYVEDTWMMSTV, via the exons atgaaaatatataatttacttCGATCTTTTTTCCCATTAGCACCACCCCTGTTTCAGACAGCATGGAAGATTTTCCGAACGATAGGAGAAAGTGATGGATTGGAATTTTCAATCTTCTTTGAAG GTTTTGCAGACCCTCATCCAGCACCTTATCCAGCACCTCATCCAGTACCTTATCCAGCACCTCACCCAGCACCTTATCCAGCACCTCATCCAGTACCTTATCCAGCACCTCATCCATCACCTTATCCAGCACCTCATCCAGCACCTTATCCAGCACCTCATCCATCACCTCATCCAGCACCTTCACAGGAACCTGCCGTGCGTTCATTTATGGTCGACTTCGAAGCGGGGATAAGGAAAGCTCTGCGGCGTGTATTCCTCGAAACTTCTATCACAGGATGTGCGTTTCATTGGAGGAAGGCAGTGTTCCAGAAGGTGCAGAACTTGGGGCTCCAG ATTCCATACCAGGAGCGAGCAGATGACGTCAACCAATTTGTCCGCAAAGTGACAGCCGTTCCACTCCTGTCCGCAGAGCACACCTGGGCAGCGTTTGATCACCTTGTCCTGTCGACAGCCCAACAACCCCTCCTCTTGGACCCCCTGTGCTATGTGGAGGACACGTGGATGATGAGTACCGTGTGA
- the LOC130053201 gene encoding uncharacterized protein LOC130053201, with translation MLKDVSEALLSLQDEAIPSTSTSTCDMHRGHIKENRTNIVNHDQSDTICTGTGSDMNQNEHVKQEQTQKNAIHCATQIQDCGTQTTFHCSDTLANKIERRLRKNEGHSKQKSPQKQNTKNKFDYEQLTTKGKLFKFYTGLNVEQFNHFFKVLENAGGVYELKYWKGNKTKSPKKRRNDSKQRQTKLSTRNQLLLVLMKLRHRFPNKDLAYRYGVSISTVSSTINTWIQYLYKVTGGIRKKMFPSRALIQKHLPACFRSFKNVRVIIDCFEIFTQSSRDFAEQGNMYSSYKNNPTLKCLVGVAPTGAVTFLSDVYEGSISDKEITVKSGLADLLNPGDLVIADRGFLIRDILNPRKVDLNIPPFLSGRDRLTPQEEILTKRIARVRIHVERAIERMKKFKIIGTTIPLSLEPVATEIVHIIGFLVNYQSPLVK, from the exons ATGTTAAAGGACGTGTCAGAAGCATTACTATCCTTACAAGATGAGGCAATACCTTCAACTTCTACTAGCACTTGTGATATGCATCGTGGCCATATTAAGGAGAACAGAACAAATATAGTCAACCATGATCAGTCTGACACTATATGTACTGGGACCGGGTCTGATATGAATCAGAAT GAACATGTCAAACAGGAGCAGACCCAAAAGAACGCAATTCATTGTGCAACACAAATACAAGATTGTGGGACACAAACTACTTTTCATTGCAGTGATACTCTTGCCAATAAAATTGAGAGAAGGCTGAGGAAAAATGAAGGGCATTCAAAGCAAAAGAGTCCGCAAAAACAGAACACCAAAAACAAGTTTGATTACGAGCAATTGACAACAAAaggaaaactttttaaattttacacagGTTTAAATGTTGAACAATTTAACCACTTTTTTAAGGTCTTGGAAAATGCCGGAGGTGTATATGAACTGAAATATTGGaaaggaaataaaacaaaatcaccAAAGAAAAGGCGAAACGACTCAAAACAACGACAAACCAAACTATCGACAAGAAATCAGTTATTATTGGTTCTTATGAAGTTAAGGCATAGGTTTCCAAATAAAGATCTTGCATACAGATATGGAGTAAGCATCAGTACTGTCTCTTCAACAATTAAcacttggattcaatatttatataaagttACTGGTGGTATTCGTAAAAAAATGTTTCCATCTAGGGCTttaattcaaaaacatttgCCTGCTTGCTTTAGGTCCTTCAAAAATGTCCGTGTGATAATTGATTGCTTTGAGATATTTACTCAGTCATCACGGGATTTTGCTGAGCAAGGTAATATGTATTCCTCGTATAAAAATAATCCAACATTGAAATGTTTGGTTGGTGTTGCACCTACAGGAGCAGTTACATTTTTATCAGATGTATATGAGGGAAGTATATCAGACAAGGAGATAACTGTAAAGTCTGGTTTGGCTGACTTGCTTAATCCTGGAGACTTGGTGATAGCGGATCGAGGGTTTTTGATTCGGGATATACTGAACCCAAGAAAAGTAGACCTTAACATTCCACCATTTCTTTCAGGAAGAGATCGACTAACCCCTCAAGAAGAAATATTGACAAAACGCATTGCACGAGTACGCATTCATGTGGAACGAGCAATTGAGCGcatgaaaaaatttaaaataatagGAACAACAATACCTCTTAGTCTCGAACCAGTAGCCACAGAAATAGTGCATATAATTGGATTTCTAGTCAATTACCAAAGTCCACTTGTAAAATGA
- the LOC125681635 gene encoding uncharacterized protein LOC125681635, which yields MAVSDKIYSIKLEETDVPGAKFRCSDVSEHSVVELKRWLECRGMLQAGTKPELVKRCLECIESKNTDIIISVDGGIWYEEKVREVLSTARSKSSADMIPLLPTSGWQKFPSGSIPKGFCYGRIYEHIILTAKVYEKKSKTSTSDSESEDNLTDFNTSKPMVKGRQYFASGHVKDIKSIAKGEYFFVKSTVMASYTQQKLYHVTLTLGSPSGKILDASCDCKASAMGRCNHIASLLFALEDYTLQFGYDPDACTSKLCTWNVGRKAKRQPQPCFSTSYNKKLKADRYRNYNPMTTKLDETKFANEFIATLPNSGSYCMFDQILEIEYSDYVVDIKNLNERTNYSLNLIKQDASEPYEVPNTDRQAESIMWHSSRNCRITASVAKEVSSVKSPRAKYNLLERILWGKKLPQLKSLKYGQENEDNAFTQYVNLSKGNNETTRKSGFWINPEYPELGCSPDGLIYDANNNLIGVLEIKCPLVLKDKDPLCIESLKPCQRFNLCYTIENGILSLKKNHKYYAQVQMQMGLCNVKFCDFVIWSSAKTLIQRIHFDGEYWHDLRDKLILFHHKCMMPEYLEMRIPRKLLPVEL from the exons ATGGCAGTGTCCGACAAAATCTATTCTATAAAGTTAGAGGAAACTGATGTTCCTGGAGCGAAGTTTCGTTGTTCTGATGTGTCAGAACATTCAGTCGTTGAACTGAAGCGATGGTTAGAATGCAGGGGAATGTTACAAGCGGGTACAAAACCCGAATTAGTCAAAAG GTGCCTAGAATGCATAGAGTCCAAGAACACAGACATCATAATTTCTGTGGATGGGGGAATCTGGTACGAGGAGAAAGTACGAGAGGTGTTATCCACTGCCCGCAGTAAATCATCAGCTGATATGATACCTCTTTTACCTACAAGTGGTTGGCAAAAATTTCCTTCAGGGAGTATTCCTAAAGGATTCTGTTATGGAAGAATATATGAACATATAATACTAACTGCCAAAGTATATGAGAAAAAAAGTAAAACGTCGACGTCTGATAGTGAAAGTGAAGACAATTTGACAGACTTCAATACTTCAAAACCGATGGTGAAAGGACGTCAATATTTTGCCAGCGGCCATGTAAAAGATATTAAGAGCATTGCAAAAGGTGAATACTTTTTTGTCAAATCAACTGTGATGGCATCATACACTCAACAAAAGCTATATCATGTGACTTTAACTTTGGGATCTCcatctgggaaaatattggatGCCTCGTGTGATTGTAAAGCTTCAGCAATGGGACGATGTAACCATATAGCTTCGTTATTATTTGCTTTGGAGGATTACACATTACAGTTTGGATACGATCCAGATGCTTGCACTAGCAAGCTATGTACATGGAATGTAGGACGGAAGGCTAAAAGGCAACCTCAGCCATGTTTTTCCACATCATACAACAAAAAGTTAAAAGCGGATAGGTACAGAAATTATAATCCTATGACTACTAAATTGGATGAAACTAAATTTGCAAATGAATTTATTGCTACATTGCCAAATTCTGGATCATATTGTATGTTTGAccaaatattagaaattgaatatagtgattatgtggttgacattaaaaatttaaatgaaagaacCAATTATTCTTTGAATTTGATCAAACAAGATGCATCTGAACCTTATGAAGTCCCAAACACTGATAGACAGGCTGAATCTATTATGTGGCACAGCAGTCGCAATTGTAGAATAACTGCATCTGTAGCAAAGGAAGTCAGTAGTGTTAAAAGCCCAAGGGCTAAATATAACCTTTTGGAGCGGATTCTATGGGGCAAAAAGCTTCCCcaattgaaaagtttaaagtatggacaagaaaatgaagataatgCATTTACGCAATATGTTAATCTGAGTAAGGGAAACAATGAAACAACAAGAAAAAGTGGTTTCTGGATAAATCCCGAGTACCCTGAATTAGGATGTAGCCCAGATGGACTAATCTATGATGCTAACAATAATCTTATTGGTGTTTTGGAAATAAAATGTCCATTAGTATTGAAAGACAAAGACCCATTATGTATAGAGAGTCTAAAGCCGTGTCAACGATTTAACTTGTGTTATACAATAGAAAATGGTATCCtgtctttgaaaaaaaaccatAAGTACTATGCTCAGGTTCAAATGCAAATGGGACTTTGTAATGTgaaattttgtgattttgtaaTTTGGTCTAGTGCAAAAACTTTGATTCAGAGAATCCATTTTGATGGAGAATATTGGCATGATCTCCGagataaattaattttatttcatcataAATGTATGATGCCGGAATACCTAGAAATGAGGATTCCAAGAAAACTCTTGCCAGTAGaactttaa